Proteins from a single region of Thiomicrorhabdus sp. Kp2:
- a CDS encoding PAS domain-containing sensor histidine kinase, whose amino-acid sequence MEEQKRLQELEAAFELFNQTSMQLTTSYEALQNQAAHLQNQLAKSDQEKKQVADRLSRLLELLPAGVIVLNHHNQIVEMNPSAQTILGRDAIDRDWDIVIKNVFLSTNDAGELITHNKIVYQLSETSSDKESSRILLIQDVTSARQLQEHVSRHQRLHSMGEMAASLAHQIRTPLSSALLYVSQMNSEHLDDDKREKFVGKALNSLNHLESLVKDMLQYAKGGKGSEKEILIEELLANLEQSVEAQVNQSQSRIRFNAFIPGLVVTGDKDALMTALQNLVGNAIDVVGQKAEIAVTVNKLSADKVDLVVSDKGPGISAERLEKIFEPFYTSRAKGTGLGLAVVRAIAEAHNGEVWVKSIVGYGTQFGLRLPLTSIKEVS is encoded by the coding sequence ATGGAAGAACAAAAGCGTTTACAAGAGTTAGAGGCGGCTTTTGAACTCTTTAACCAAACCTCTATGCAGCTTACGACCTCTTACGAAGCTTTGCAGAACCAAGCGGCTCACTTACAGAACCAGCTCGCAAAGAGTGACCAAGAGAAAAAACAGGTAGCAGACCGTCTAAGTCGCCTTTTAGAGTTGCTTCCAGCGGGGGTTATTGTTTTGAATCATCATAACCAAATTGTGGAAATGAACCCGAGTGCTCAAACGATATTAGGTAGGGATGCGATTGATCGTGATTGGGATATTGTGATTAAGAATGTGTTTCTTAGTACCAATGACGCAGGTGAATTAATCACACATAATAAGATTGTTTATCAATTATCCGAAACCTCTTCAGATAAAGAATCAAGCCGAATTTTGCTCATTCAAGATGTGACATCTGCTAGACAGCTTCAAGAGCATGTAAGTCGCCATCAGCGCTTACATTCAATGGGCGAAATGGCCGCTTCTTTAGCACATCAGATTCGTACACCACTCTCTTCCGCATTGCTTTATGTTTCACAAATGAACTCTGAACACTTGGATGATGATAAAAGAGAAAAGTTTGTAGGTAAAGCGCTTAACAGCCTTAATCATTTAGAATCTCTGGTTAAAGATATGCTGCAATATGCTAAAGGAGGCAAGGGCAGTGAAAAAGAAATTTTAATTGAAGAGCTTTTGGCCAACCTTGAGCAGAGTGTTGAGGCTCAGGTTAATCAGTCCCAAAGTCGCATTCGTTTTAACGCTTTTATACCAGGCCTGGTGGTTACTGGCGATAAAGATGCTTTAATGACCGCTTTGCAAAACTTAGTGGGTAATGCCATTGATGTGGTTGGGCAGAAAGCTGAAATTGCCGTTACCGTCAATAAACTCTCAGCAGATAAGGTTGATTTAGTGGTCAGTGACAAGGGCCCTGGTATCAGTGCGGAACGTTTAGAAAAAATATTTGAACCCTTTTATACCAGTCGTGCAAAAGGGACGGGTCTTGGGCTGGCAGTAGTACGAGCTATTGCCGAAGCGCATAATGGTGAAGTTTGGGTTAAATCCATTGTTGGTTATGGTACGCAATTTGGCTTGCGTTTACCTCTAACGTCTATAAAGGAAGTCTCATGA
- a CDS encoding sigma-54-dependent Fis family transcriptional regulator, producing the protein MSQELFTSLVGSSSAMQQVKKLILQVAQTDATVLILGESGTGKEVVAQALHNASGRSNRSFVPINCGAIPGELLESELFGHEKGAFTGAITARKGRFEMAEKGSIFLDEIGDMPLPMQVKLLRVLQERIYERVGGNKSFECDVRVIAATHRNLEDNISAGDFREDLYYRLNVFPIEMPSLRERPEDIVELLDYMFNKIQEAGRKVPTLSEKALIALQTYTWPGNVRELGNLSERLSILFPGLPVDYDDLPAKYQVDIDDSAELLIAKTAETNDVKTETVDLIREPTAIDDSAENNSNDASVALNATGLASPNLDEGLDLKSYLVDMEVQLIQKALSQTDGNVSQAAKLLQTNRTTLVEKIRKYDLS; encoded by the coding sequence ATGTCTCAAGAACTTTTTACTTCACTCGTGGGCAGTAGTTCCGCGATGCAACAAGTTAAAAAACTTATCCTTCAAGTAGCGCAAACCGATGCAACTGTTCTGATTCTTGGTGAATCTGGAACAGGTAAAGAGGTGGTGGCGCAAGCGCTTCATAACGCTTCAGGTCGGTCTAATCGTTCATTTGTTCCAATCAACTGCGGAGCCATTCCAGGTGAATTATTGGAAAGTGAGCTTTTTGGTCATGAAAAAGGGGCTTTTACTGGGGCGATAACGGCTCGTAAAGGTCGTTTTGAAATGGCTGAAAAGGGTTCGATCTTTTTGGATGAAATTGGTGATATGCCTCTGCCAATGCAGGTAAAGCTGCTTCGAGTTCTTCAAGAAAGAATTTATGAACGAGTGGGGGGGAATAAGAGTTTTGAGTGTGATGTAAGGGTGATTGCAGCAACGCATAGAAATCTTGAAGATAATATTTCAGCGGGTGATTTCCGTGAAGACCTTTACTATCGACTAAATGTATTCCCTATCGAAATGCCTTCTTTAAGAGAGCGTCCAGAAGATATTGTTGAACTGCTGGATTATATGTTCAATAAAATTCAGGAGGCGGGTCGAAAAGTTCCAACCCTGTCTGAAAAAGCCTTAATTGCACTTCAAACCTATACCTGGCCTGGTAATGTTCGAGAGCTTGGAAACTTGTCTGAACGCCTTTCTATTCTGTTTCCAGGTTTGCCAGTTGATTATGATGATTTGCCTGCTAAATACCAAGTGGATATTGATGATTCAGCAGAGCTGTTAATAGCCAAAACAGCAGAGACCAATGATGTTAAAACAGAGACAGTAGATCTCATTAGAGAACCAACTGCAATCGATGATTCTGCAGAGAATAACTCTAATGATGCTAGTGTTGCATTGAATGCAACAGGATTGGCTTCACCTAATTTAGATGAAGGGTTGGACTTAAAATCCTATTTAGTTGATATGGAAGTTCAACTGATTCAGAAAGCCTTGTCGCAGACAGATGGAAACGTCTCTCAAGCCGCTAAGTTATTGCAAACCAATCGTACGACTTTGGTTGAAAAAATTCGAAAGTATGATTTATCGTAA
- the fliS gene encoding flagellar export chaperone FliS, which produces MNTVLKKQFIQQYANNYVETAVSEAGPHKLIQMLYEGAIKNMNLAKVFIQQKNYEKKSEHINKALAILASLRGNLDLEHGGEVAQNLNGLYGYCYQTLFQSSAKNNVEMIDEVIGHIQTISDAWQQMPENIKNASKEQLDRLRV; this is translated from the coding sequence ATGAATACAGTATTGAAAAAACAATTTATTCAACAATATGCTAATAACTATGTCGAAACAGCGGTTTCAGAAGCTGGACCACATAAACTGATTCAAATGCTTTATGAAGGCGCAATTAAAAATATGAACCTAGCCAAGGTTTTTATCCAGCAAAAAAACTATGAAAAGAAATCAGAGCATATTAATAAAGCATTGGCTATTTTAGCCTCTTTGCGAGGGAATTTGGATTTAGAACATGGTGGCGAAGTTGCTCAAAACCTTAATGGTCTATATGGATATTGTTATCAAACACTATTTCAGTCATCAGCTAAAAACAACGTGGAGATGATCGATGAAGTGATTGGGCATATTCAAACGATTAGTGATGCTTGGCAGCAAATGCCAGAAAATATAAAAAATGCCAGTAAAGAACAGTTAGATAGACTCAGAGTATAA
- the fliD gene encoding flagellar filament capping protein FliD, which translates to MANEIGTTLLNSLTNSTFDIGNMAKVLAEAGVASPRATLETKETKANTELSALNYLQSNVEAFQSYLGNLSTPTLFQGRAVTSSDDSVISVQSNGVPVTGSYQVQSLQLAQAHTLVANKSYSSTSDIISMGTLSIGVGGQTQNIVIDNSNNTLEGLQNIINNGDYGVNASIINNGGNYQLMFSSKQAGAASEITLSGLADFDTNGFTTTSEAQDALMSINGLVVSNNSNTFDDVIDGLQISLKSVSLQSTQSLSVSSDSETISNTVLDFVDVYNQLDTILDDLGSYKELTEDEAASEDYAFFGDLAGSSLLRDLKGQIRDSLSGAISQLTDPNTLAAAGLSFDLEGKLSVDTTTLNNLITNNLDGLANVFAKSGQTTDPLMNVTGSSDKTQAGSYAVNISQLAEKATVVGGATTFAANEYRLAGGVVYDPVQALNIESGAGFQISINGGVATQVNFTQGSYATKDLVAAQIQSDINTQTGQAVSVAYDPSQGRFEITNTTGTVDVSSATLLGNQGFNSGSYASEQLMDLSGAAVSFDVSIDGSIATQATISAGKYTLNEFAERMRTSINNLSETSSSGASVSVSTEGGVFSVVSNRYGVSSDVTLSNFSNATNAGFSADLSDQGQNVDGTITTAAGTLSLGAYADSEDGRKIKISDYAVIASEPADVRGLEFQILGGTTGSRGDIVFSQGFASRVNETINNLLSDDNGLVSDRIDSLTNKLSDYEEKTTKLDARYETLLLKYQLQFSSLQSLLSSSQQTSDFLTATFSNNNNN; encoded by the coding sequence ATGGCAAACGAAATTGGCACAACGCTTTTAAATTCGTTAACAAATAGCACATTTGATATTGGAAATATGGCCAAGGTGCTTGCTGAGGCAGGTGTTGCTAGCCCTCGTGCAACTTTGGAGACAAAAGAAACCAAAGCAAATACTGAATTAAGTGCACTTAATTACCTTCAATCGAATGTCGAAGCATTTCAGAGCTATCTAGGTAATTTATCTACGCCAACGCTGTTTCAAGGCCGAGCAGTAACATCATCTGATGATTCCGTTATATCTGTTCAATCTAATGGGGTACCTGTAACAGGTTCTTACCAAGTTCAGTCATTGCAATTAGCTCAAGCGCATACATTGGTTGCCAATAAATCCTATAGCTCAACATCCGATATTATTTCAATGGGGACTTTATCAATTGGTGTGGGTGGGCAAACTCAAAATATTGTCATTGATAACTCCAATAACACATTAGAAGGCCTGCAAAATATTATCAATAATGGCGACTATGGTGTAAATGCCTCCATTATTAACAATGGTGGAAACTACCAGCTTATGTTTTCTTCAAAACAAGCTGGAGCAGCCTCTGAGATAACGTTAAGTGGCTTAGCAGATTTTGATACCAATGGTTTTACTACAACATCTGAAGCTCAAGATGCGCTGATGAGTATTAATGGTTTGGTCGTTTCAAATAACAGTAATACCTTTGATGATGTGATTGATGGTCTCCAAATCAGCTTAAAATCGGTCTCGCTGCAATCGACTCAAAGTTTATCGGTCTCTTCTGATTCAGAAACAATCAGTAATACCGTATTAGACTTTGTGGATGTTTATAATCAACTCGATACTATCTTGGATGATTTAGGGTCTTATAAAGAGTTAACAGAAGATGAAGCGGCATCTGAAGACTACGCTTTTTTTGGTGATTTAGCAGGTAGTTCATTGTTGAGAGATTTAAAAGGACAAATACGAGACTCTTTAAGTGGTGCAATCTCTCAGTTAACAGATCCAAATACTTTGGCAGCGGCGGGTTTGTCGTTCGATTTGGAAGGGAAGCTCAGTGTGGATACAACCACATTGAATAATCTAATAACCAACAACCTAGATGGTTTGGCCAATGTTTTTGCTAAAAGTGGACAGACTACCGATCCTCTTATGAATGTGACAGGTAGTAGCGATAAGACTCAGGCTGGTAGCTATGCGGTTAATATATCGCAGCTTGCAGAAAAGGCGACTGTCGTTGGAGGTGCAACAACCTTTGCTGCAAATGAGTATCGTCTTGCTGGTGGTGTTGTTTACGATCCTGTTCAGGCATTAAATATAGAATCTGGTGCTGGGTTTCAAATATCCATTAATGGTGGTGTGGCTACGCAGGTCAATTTTACTCAAGGTTCTTATGCAACCAAAGACTTGGTTGCGGCTCAGATACAGTCTGATATTAATACTCAAACAGGACAAGCTGTGAGTGTGGCGTATGATCCATCTCAGGGTCGTTTTGAAATTACGAATACAACGGGTACGGTTGATGTCTCTTCAGCGACTTTATTAGGTAATCAAGGTTTTAATTCAGGAAGTTATGCGAGTGAGCAACTTATGGATCTTTCTGGTGCTGCGGTCTCTTTTGATGTTTCCATTGATGGTTCAATAGCTACTCAAGCCACGATTAGCGCTGGAAAATATACACTTAATGAATTTGCCGAAAGAATGCGTACCTCGATTAATAACCTTTCAGAAACGTCATCAAGTGGAGCTTCAGTGAGTGTTTCAACAGAGGGTGGCGTCTTTAGTGTGGTTTCAAATCGTTACGGGGTTTCATCCGATGTTACATTGAGTAATTTTAGCAATGCCACCAATGCGGGTTTTAGTGCAGACTTAAGCGATCAAGGCCAGAATGTGGATGGTACCATTACAACAGCAGCGGGTACTTTAAGTTTAGGTGCCTATGCGGATAGCGAAGATGGCAGAAAAATTAAAATCTCTGATTATGCGGTTATTGCTTCTGAACCAGCTGATGTAAGAGGTTTAGAGTTTCAGATTCTGGGTGGTACAACAGGGTCTCGTGGGGATATTGTGTTTTCTCAAGGATTTGCAAGCCGAGTAAATGAAACGATTAATAATCTTTTGAGTGACGATAATGGTTTGGTAAGCGATAGAATTGACTCTTTAACAAATAAATTGTCAGACTATGAAGAAAAAACCACAAAGCTTGATGCGCGTTACGAAACGTTATTGCTTAAATATCAACTGCAGTTTTCGTCTTTGCAGTCATTACTGTCCAGTTCACAACAAACCAGTGATTTTTTAACAGCAACTTTCTCAAATAATAACAATAATTAA
- a CDS encoding flagellar protein FlaG: protein MAMINSMRPDSPIKIPSGELQAPITSNAMSDAAKQNVSQNSVQQNVKATETKAKEVDGQIDITEIDNQLAGINAQLKKLQNDLEFEKDEDSDRMIIFVKDRETGEVIRQIPTEEFLAISKSIGQYLEMGKQTSEKNSPLVGMFANETV from the coding sequence ATGGCAATGATAAATTCTATGCGACCTGATAGTCCGATAAAGATACCCTCTGGTGAATTACAAGCTCCCATCACCTCAAATGCTATGAGTGATGCAGCTAAACAAAACGTTTCACAAAACAGCGTGCAACAAAATGTAAAAGCTACAGAAACTAAAGCAAAAGAGGTTGATGGCCAAATTGATATAACTGAGATTGATAACCAGTTGGCTGGTATTAACGCTCAGTTAAAAAAACTTCAAAATGATTTGGAGTTTGAAAAAGATGAAGATTCAGACAGAATGATCATCTTTGTAAAAGACAGAGAGACTGGTGAAGTGATTCGTCAGATTCCTACAGAAGAGTTTTTAGCGATTTCTAAAAGTATTGGTCAATACTTAGAGATGGGTAAACAGACTTCTGAAAAAAATTCGCCACTCGTTGGTATGTTTGCTAACGAAACTGTATAA
- a CDS encoding flagellar protein FlaG yields the protein MDISSMSSPVMDTNSVKPVVTPATGVKPSQVEASVVSPNIKTQQDTEQAIQNQVEQVNSKLEQLGLGLTFSVDENTQSSVVKVIDKTTDEIIKQYPNEDSLKMMKNIQDYLDSVHQSNSSTKESLTGVLFNEII from the coding sequence ATGGATATTAGTTCTATGTCATCCCCTGTAATGGATACTAATTCAGTCAAGCCAGTGGTAACACCCGCAACTGGAGTAAAACCATCGCAGGTCGAGGCCTCAGTCGTCTCTCCAAACATTAAGACTCAGCAAGATACCGAACAGGCAATCCAAAACCAGGTTGAACAGGTGAATTCAAAACTAGAACAACTTGGTTTAGGGTTAACCTTCTCGGTGGATGAAAATACTCAGTCTTCAGTAGTTAAAGTGATTGATAAAACGACTGATGAAATAATTAAACAGTACCCAAATGAAGATTCGTTAAAGATGATGAAAAACATCCAAGACTATCTTGATTCAGTACATCAAAGTAACTCATCAACAAAAGAGAGTTTGACAGGCGTGTTATTCAATGAAATCATATAG